The genomic region GAGGGCGACGGCGCAGAGGCGGCGCCCGGTGCCTCCGTCGACGTGCACTATCTCGGCGTCGACTACGACTCCGGCGAGGAGTTCGACTCCTCGTGGAGCCGTGGCCAGTCCATCCAGTTCCCGCTGAGCGGCCTGATCCAGGGCTGGCAGGACGGCATCCCCGGCATGAAGGTCGGCGGCCGTCGCCAGCTGACCATCCCGCCGCAGCTCGCCTACGGCCCGGCGGGCAGCGGTCACCCGTTGGGCGGCAAGACCCTGATCTTCGTGATCGACCTGCTCGACGTCAAGTAGTCGTCGGTGCCGCACGCTCTTCGACGGGCGGCGGCGTTCGATCGAACGAGTGCGATGCACCCGGAGCCCTCACGGCACCGGGTGCATCGCGTCGTAGTGGCGGAAGGTGCGCTGCACGCGCATCAGCACCGCGACGAGGGTGATGATGACCAGGCCGCCGAACGCCATCGGAAACCACAGCGCCACGAGAGCGGTCGCCACGCCCGCGTAGAGGTCGCCGACACGCGGCCCCCCGGAGACGACGACGGTGAACACTCCCTGGATGCGCCCGCGCATGGTGTCGGGCGTGGCCGACTGCAGAATGGTCTGCCGGAAGATCGCCGACACGTTGTCCGCCGCTCCCGCACCGGCGAACAGCACGCAGGCGATGGCGATCGCGGCGACCTGAGGATGCCCGGCGTCTCCGCTCCCGAACCACCCGGTCGAGAGCACCCCGAGTTCGACTCCGAACGCGAGGGTGAACGCGCCGTACACGATCACCGAGCGCCCCACGGCGAGTCCCTGCATGCGCACGTGCCCGAGTGGACCCGAGAACACGCTGCACACCAGTGCGCCGATCGCGAACGACGCGGTGAGCACACCGACGGTGATGGCTCCGCCGCCGAGCAGCAGGGCTCCCGCCGCCGGCAGCATGACGCGCGGCTGACCGAACGTCATGGCGATGATGTCGACGATGAACGACATGCGCACGTTGGGAGCGCGCCGCAGAAATGCCAAGCCCTCGCGCAGTGATTCCCATCCGGGCCGCGCCGCGTCTCCCTCTGGCACGATCGAGGGAAGCGTCGCGATGCCCAGGAACGCGAACACGAAGAGCACGACGTCGACCGAGTAGGTCCACCCGAACCCGACGGCCGCGACCAGCACGCCTGCCAGCGCCGGCCCGACGGTGACCATCACGCCGGTCGAGATGCCGCCGAGGGCGGACGCGGCGGGCAGCAGCTCGCGGGTGAGCAGCCTGGGGTAGATGGCCATGCGGGTCGCGCCGATCACCGTCGCCGCCACGGAGTTGAGGGTGGCCAGCAGATAGAGCAGCCACACGTTGTCAACGTGCAGCCAGGCCAGCAGGGCGATCGTGAAGGTCGAGCCCCACGCCACGATCGCGGAGAGCAGCGCGACGAGCCTGCGATCGAAGACGTCGGCGAGCATGCCGCCATAGATGCCGAAGAACACCATGGGGACGAGCGCGAACAGAGCGACGCCCGAGACCGCGAGCGTCGAGTGCGTGAGGTCGTAGACCTGCAGCCCGATCGCGACGATCGTCATCTGCCCGCCGATGCCGGAGATCGCGCCGCCGAGCCACAGCCGGGCGAAGGGTGGACTCTGCCTCAGCGGGGCAAGATCCACGAAGACCGACCGGCGAGGAGAAGCGGGTCTGTCGTCCTCGGGATTCTCATGCGGCACGGAGTCCGACGCTAACACGCCGCTCCCGTGCGCTCGGAAGCCGTGCTCGTGGCTGCTCCGAGCCGGCCGCGGACCGCGCACGCGTAGGGTTGCCTGGTGAGTCACGCGCGTGAGCAACTGGATCGTCTGCTGGTGAGTGTTCCCGACTTTCCGGAGCCGGGCATCCTGTTCCGAGACCTGGCACCCGTGTTCGCCGACGGGGATGCCTTCCATGCCATCGTCGACGACCTCGCCTCCCGCTTCGCGGGGCAGTTCGACGCCGTGGCGGGCGTGGAGGCCAGGGGATTCGTGCTCGCCGCCGCTGTGGCCTACGCGGCATCCGCGGGCGTTCTCGTCGTGCGCAAAGCGGGCAAGCTTCCCGGCGAGGTTCTGAGGGAGACCTACGACCTCGAATACGGCTCGGCGAGCCTCGAGCTCGAACCCGACCGCCTGCCGGTGGGATCGCGCGTGCTCGTGCTCGACGACGTGCTCGCCACCGGGGGAACGCTCGCCGCCTCATCGCGTCTCATCCAGAGGGCGGGCTACTCCGTGGTGGGCTTCGGCGTCGTGCTCGAACTGGGGGAGCTCGACGGGCGAGCGCGGCTCGGCGACGTGCCGACCTACAGCATCGCCTCCCTCTGACCGGCTCATGACCGGCGCGCGGCTGCTGCCGGCCCGGCTTGATGGCGAGACTCCGTCGAGTACGCGCCGCGCGGGTCCGAGACGAATTCACCCGCACCGTGCGGTACCCGGTGCGCACCGCGTTCTACGCTGAAATCCGTGAGCGCGACCGATGAGCTGGTCGTCGAGGCGGCACGGCCGGAGCCGGTCGTCACGACGGTCCACGGTGCCGTGCGGGGCGAACGCAGGGGCGAGACCTTCGCGTTCAAGGGCATCCCCTATGCCGCACCGCCCGTCGGGCCTCTGCGTTTTCGGGCGCCCGTAGAACCCGAGTCCTGGCACGGTGTGCGGGACGCCACGGAGTTCGGTCCGATCGCCCCGCAACCCATTCAGAGCTATCTCGGGTCGCATCCTCGGCCGATGAGCGAGGACTGCCTCTCGGTCAACGTCTTCACGCCGGAGCTCGGGGGTGCCGGCCTGCCGGTGATGGTGTGGGTCCATGGCGGCGCCTATCACCTCGGCTCGTCGGCCGATCCCATGTACGACGGATCCCGGCTGGCGGAACGCGGCGTGGTGGTCGTGACCTTCAACCATCGCATCGGACCGCTCGGCTACATCGACCTCTCCTCGTTCTCCCGCGGCGACGAGGTGTTCGAGAGCAACGTGGGTCAGCGCGACCAGCTCGCGGTGCTCGCCTGGGTGAGGGACAACATCCGGGGCTTCGGCGGCGACGCCGACCGGGTGACGTTGTTCGGCGAGTCGTCCGGCGCCGGCGCCGTGACCACCATGCTCGCGACCCCGAGCGCCGGAGGCCTGCTGCACGCGGCGATCGCGCAGAGCTCCCCGGTCGGCAGTGTGTACACGCAGCAGACCGCTCGCAGAGCAGCCGAGCGGTTCCTGCAGCGGCTGGATGTCGCGCCGGACCAGGTGCATCGGCTGCGGCGGCTGCCCGTCGGCGCGCTCGTCGAGGCGTGCACCCAGCTCATCGCCGAGACGAGCACGATCGAGCCCGGCACGATTCCCGTCGCCCCGGTCGTCGACGGCGATCTGGTGCCCGAGTACCCGCTCACCGCCATCGCGCGCGGGGATGCGCTGCGAATCCCGCTCGTCATCGGATCGAACCGCGACGAGGCGATGCTCTTCAGGCTGTTGCGCTCGCCGATCGTGCCCAACTCGTCGACGGCGGTGCAGCTGATGGTGGAGCGGCTCGGCACGCCGGAGGCGCTCGCCGTGCCGTCCGGATACCGCGGCTACCCGCGGTTGCGCTCCGCGCTGCGGCTCTCCACGGATGCCGCCTTCCGCATGCCGTCGGTGTGGGCGGCGTCAGGGCACAGCCGCTTCGCCCCGACCTGGCTCTACGAGTTCGACTTCGCGCCGCCGCTGCTGCGAGCGACGGGCATCGGGGCGGTGCACGGCGCCGAGCTGCCGCACGTGTTCGGCACGCCGGTTCCGCGCCTGCTCTCCCTCGGCGCTGAGTCATCGGGACGCCGGCTGACGGAGCGCGTCCAGTCGCGATGGACGACCTTCGCGAGCATCGGCGATCCGAACCCCGCAGGGCTCGACCCGTACTGGCCCCGCTACGACCCGGAGCGACGTCTGACCTATGTGTTCGGCGCGCGCGACCGTGTCGTCGCCGACCCGCACGGTGACGTGCGGCGTGCGTGGGGCGAGAGCATCATCGCCTTCCGGTGACCGGGCGGCCATCTCCGCGCGCCTGCGCGCGGCCCGACCCCATTTGCGAGCCGTCTGCGTGCTGCGCGGCACGCGAGACCGCACGGCTCCGCCCCCGAACAGGGCAGGTAGTGTCGAACGGGTACGCGAACGACGTGTGGTCGAACGTGCTTCTGTTCGACGCGAGAGGAGACGGCCTGTGACGCCGACGAGGAAGACGAGTCCGCGAACCGAGCCGCAAGACGCTCCGGTCGATGAGGAGTTCGCGGTGGCATCCGAGGAGGAGCCGGCCGGCTCGGCCGACGCGAGCGGCGGGCAGGGCGATGCGGGGCATCCTCAGCACGACGGTGCAGGGGAGCAGGCGGTGGAGCAGGGGCCTCTGACGGCGACGCAGCTCCTGAACGACCCGCTGCTGGGCACGCACGACGAGATCATCGCCGACCTCGGCCTCAAACTTCGCTGGGCCGCCATCGGCTATGCATCGCTCGGCATCATCGCCTCATGGCTGGTCGCCGCCCAGGTGGGCATGGCCACCAAGAACGCCGCCGTCTTCGGCTGGGCCGTCGCCGCGACGGTGCTCGTGCTGGCCGGGGCGGTCTGGTATTTCGCGGATGTCTCGACCCGCTTCGCCTCCGTCGCCTCGTATCGCAAGGGCAAGACCCCCCAGGCCATCGCTCGTCTCGACCGCGGGGCCATCGTGGGACTCTACGGCGCGATCGGTGCATGGATCGGCGTCGCGCTCGGCGTTCTGGTGCTCGTCAGCGGGACGGTCACGGCCGTGCTGACGCTGGCGTTCAGCGCGAGCGGCTGGGTGTGGTTCTTCGGCGCGGTGCCTGTCGTGCTGCTCTATCTCTACACGTTCGCGCTGCTTCACTACCGGCTCGTGGAGAAGGCTCGCGACGCCGTCGCCTGACCCTTGCCCATGGTTCGGGGCCCTCGTCCGGCCTGCTAGACTCTTCAGGTTGCCGTCAGAACGGCCGCGGAAAAAGAGCGCCCGGGCATGAGGCCCGCGGCACCGCGCAGCGAGAGAAAGGGGATCGAATCTATGGCACTCGATGCAGATGTCAAGAAGGCGATCATCGAAGAGTACGCAACCCACCCCGGTGACACCGGATCCCCCGAGGTTCAGGTCGCGATCCTGACCAAGCGGATCAAGGACCTCACCGAGCACCTCAAGGAGCACAAGCACGACCACCACTCGCGTCGTGGTCTGCTGCTGCTCGTGGGTCAGCGCCGCCGCCTGCTGGGTTACCTGCAGGAGATCGACATCAACCGCTATCGCTCGCTCATCGAGCGTCTCGGCCTGCGCCGATAGAAGCGGAGTCGAGAAGGCAGCTTCTTCGCTGACAACGCGAACTTCTTGCCTCGGACGGCCCGTCATCTTCACGGTGGCGGGCCGTTCAGGCATTTCCCCACCTTCGCCGTGGTCGTGCCGCAGACAGCGCCCGGCAGACTCCCTCGTCAGCGGCCGAGCGCGGGAGTACAGTGAGCCGCCGCACCGGCTCCCGTGTCGTCGCCCGGCTCGAGGAAAGCCGGCGGCACGGGACAGCCGAGCGACTCTGCCCGTGTCGAGTCAGCGGCGCGGCGCGTCGGCGGCCGTGAGTTCGGCCGCGATCTGCTTGGTGCCGCGGTTCCACGGCGTGCCGTGGCCGGGGAGCACCCAGGTGGCATCGATCGAGGCGAGCTTGGCGTGGGAGGCTCGGGCGGCATCCACATCGTCGGTGAACGGTGCGGGTCCCGGACCTCGGCGTCCGGTCAGCACGTGCCTGGTGGTGAGGGCGTCGCCGACGAAGACGGCGTCGACCGACGGCACGACGATGGCGACGCTGCCTGCGGAGTGTCCGGGGAGGGAGACGATGCGCGGGTTGCCCGGCAGGTCGAGCACGTCGCCGTCGTGCACGGGCACGACCTCTGTGAGGTACTTCGTGCGCATGCCGCCCTTGCGGAGCGCGTACCACATGAATCGAGCGGTGGCTCCGATGCGCATGGTGCCCCACTCGGGATGGCTCGCGACCTCGCCGCGGGCGCGTGCGGCATCCGCTTCGTGCACGTAGACGGGGATGCCGCGCTCGGAGCGCAGTCGTTCCGCGTAGCCGATGTGGTCGGTGTCGCCGTGCGTGAGCACCACACCGCGGATGTCCGCCGCGTCTCTTCCCATCGCCTTCAGTTCGCGCAGCAGATCGGCGTATTGCCCTGCGATGCCGGCGTCGATGAGCGTGAGCCCGCCGTCGCCCTCGACGAGGTAGGCGGCGATGATGTCGTTTCCGACGCGGTGCAGACCCGGTGCGAGTTGCATGGCCATGTCCTTTCGGGGGCGGTAAGGTTGTGATGGCTACGATAGTTAGCCATGATGGCTACTGTCAATAGCCATTGAGTGAATGCGCACGACGACGAAGAACACGGGGGAAGCATGCCTGCACCGAATCGCACGACGAACGACGAGATCGTCGCGGCAGCGCGCCACCTGGTCGAGGACGGAGGCCAGGATGCCCTGACCATGCAGGCCGTCGCCGCTGCGGTCGGCGTGCGCGCGCCTTCGCTCTACAAGCGGGTGCAGAGCCGGGAGCAGCTGCTCGGTCTCGTGGTGTCGGAGGCCGCGACCGACGTCGCCGTGCTGCTGGAGGGCGTCGAGAAGGAGGGCGAGGAGGAGCCACGAGCGCAACTGGTCGCCCAAGCCTGCGCGCTCCGCGGGTTCGCGCATCGGCATCCTCACCTCTTCGGCCTGCTGTTCGGCCCGCTGCCCGATGCGGCTCGCCCGCCGCGCGAGCTGCTGGCCAGGGCGAGCGCTCCCGTTGTGCGCGCCGCGGAGAAGCTCGCGGGAGCGGAGCACGCGCTCGAGGCCGCCCGCACCGTGACGGCATGGGCGTTCGGCTTTCTCACCATGGAGCTCGCAGGGGCGTTCCAGCTCGGTGGCGAGCCCGACGCGGCGTTCGCCTTCGGGGCCGCCGCCGTTGCCGGTGCCGTCGCCCGATCCTGACGCTGCTCGCAGCGCGGCACTGGTCCGCGACGGGGCCGCCGTCGTAGTCTGGCTGAGACGCGTGGCAACGGTGCCGCGCGGGCCGGCCAGCCACAAGCATCCGCCGGTCACGAACGATGAAGGCTGCGTACAACGATGCTCACCATCCGTCCTGATACAGGCACGTCCACCCGAGAAGACCAGCTCGCGAGGCTGATCGCTCCTGACGGGCAGCGTCTCAACGATCCCGATCTGGATCCGTGGGTCGCCGATGTCTTCGAGCCCCAACTGCTCGGCCTGTACGAGGACATGGTGGTCGCCCGCCGCATCGACACCGAGGCCACCGCGCTGCAACGCCAGGGCCAACTCGTGCTGTGGCCGCCCCTGATCGGCCAGGAGGCAGCTCAGATCGGATCGGCCCGTGCCCTCCGGCCGGACGACTTCGTGTTCTCCAGCTACCGCGAGAACGCCGTCGCCTACGTGCGCGGAGTGTCGATGACCGACATGGTGCGCGTGTGGCGCGGCTCGCAGTTCTCGGGCTGGAACCCGTTCGACGTCGGCATGGCCACCCCGACGGTCATCATCGGGGCGCAGACGTTGCACGCGGTGGGATACGCCATGGGCGTTCAGCGCGACGGCGCGGATGCCGCGTCCATCGCCTACTTCGGCGACGGCGCGACCAGCGAGGGCGACACGAACGAGGCGCTGGTGTTCGCTGCGGCATACGGCGCTCCCGTCGTGTTCTTCTGCCAGAACAACCAGTACGCCATCTCGGAGCCGGTCGGGCTGCAGGCGCGGCGTCCGATCGCGGACAGGTCGCCGGGCTTCGGCATCCCGAGCCTGCGCGTCGACGGCAACGACGTGCTCGCGGTGCTCGCGGCGACGCGCATGGCCCTCGACCACGCACGCACGGGGACGGGGCCGATGTTCATCGAGGCCGTCACCTACCGCCTGGGCCCGCACACCACCTCCGACGATCCGACCCGTTACCGGGACTCCGACGAGCTCGCGCAGTGGCGTGCGCTCGACCCCGTCGAGCGCACGAGGGCCATGCTCGAGTCCTCCGGCTACCTCACGGAGGAGCGCGCGGCGGGCGTCGCGGCGAGGGCCGATGCCGTGGCCAGGGAGTTGCGCGAGGGATGCCTCGCCCTGCGCCCTCGAGACCCGCTCACCATCTTCGACGACGTCTACGCCGACGTGCCCGAGTCTCTGCGGCGGGAGCGTGACGCGTACGCCGCCTACCTCGCGTCGTTCGACGGCGCCGACGGCATCGGGGTCGGCGAGGGAACGGGGGCGGCACGATGACGGAGCTCACGCTCGCGAAAGCCATCACGACCGGACTGGCGGATGCCCTGGCAGCCGACGACAAGGTCATGCTGCTCGGCGAGGACATCGGCAAGCTGGGCGGGGTCTTCCGCGTCACCGACGGGCTGCAGGCGCAGTTCGGCCCGGAACGCGTGCTGGACACACCGCTCGCAGAGGCCGCCATCATCGGTACCGCCGTGGGGCTGGCCTATCGCGGCTACCGTCCCGTGTGCGAGCTGCAGTTCGACGGCTTCGTCTTTCCGGGCTTCGACCAGGTCGTCGCCCAGGTGGCGAAGATGAGGTACCGCACGATGGGTGCCGTGCCGATGCCGATCACGATCCGGGTGCCGTTCGGCGGCGGGATCGGGTCGGTGGAACACCACTCGGAGTCGCCGGAGGCGTACTTCGCGCACACGCCGGGCCTTCGGGTCGTGGCGTGCTCGAACCCGCAAGACGCCTACTCGATGATCAGACAGGCGATCGAGTGCGACGACCCGGTGGTGTTCTTCGAGCCGAAGCGCAGGTACTGGTCGAAGGGTGACGTCTTGCCCGATGCGGCAGACGAGCTCTCCCTGGAGCGGGCGCGTGTCGTGACGGCAGGCACCGACGTGACGCTCGTGACCTACGGTCCGCTGGTGCAGACGGCGATGGATGCCGCGCTCGCCGCGGAAGACGAGGGCGTCTCGGTCGAGGTCGTCGACCTGCGCTCCCTCGCGCCGCTCGACGAGGAGGCGATCACGGCATCCGTCAGCAAGACCGGACGCCTGGTCATCGCCCACGAGGCACAGCGATTCGGCGGACTCGGCGCGGAGATCGCAGCGATGGTCACCGAGCGCTGCTTCGACACGCTGCTCGCGCCGCCACTGCGCGTGACGGGCCACGACATCCCGTACCCGCCCTCGGAGCTGGAAGATCACTACCTCCCCGACCTCGATCGCTTGCTCGACGCGGTCGACCGCGTGATGGGGGTGCGGGTGTGAGCGTCGAAGAGTTCGCCCTGCCCGATCTGGGCGAGGGCCTGACGGAGTCCGATCTCGTCGCCTGGCGCGTGACAGTCGGAGACGCGGTGGAGCTGAACCAGATCATCGCCGAGGTGGAGACGGCCAAGGCCCTGGTCGAAGTGCCGTCGCCGTATGCGGGTGTCGTGCGCGAGCTGCACGCCGAGCCGGGGGAGACCCTCGAGGTGGGCGCGCCGCTGATGTCGTTCGAGGTCGACGGTGACGGAGCGGATGACGAGGCACTCGTCGCCGAGGCGGTGGGTGTCGGCGCCGCGCGCGCCGAGGCGTCGGGTCGTCCCGTCGTCGGCCACGAGAACGGGCGGCCGATCGTCAGGAGCGGGTCGACAGCGACCGTCACGGATGCCGTCGACGTGCCTGTGGCCGGTGCCGACGTCGCGGACGGCGACGACGTGGCACGTGACGACGGCCCCGACGGCGACGCGGATCGGCACGCGGGGCCGGCGGAAGAGGAGCGCCACGAGGTGCTCGTCGGCCGCGGTCCGAAGGCACGCTCGGCGAAGCGTCCGCAGCGCAAGCCGCGTACGGGGCGACTCACCGAGCCGGTGGCGTGGGTGCGGCCGCACGGGGTCGGCCGAGGCGCATCCGAGCCCGAGCAGGGCGATCGGGGCGACGGAACACGCGATGAAGGAGAGACGCGAGAGCTCGCGACCGGAGTGCGACGCCGCACGGCGGAGGCGATGGTGCGCAGCGCGGCCGTGCCGCAGGTGACGGAGTTCCTCACCGTCGATGTGACGCGGAGCATCCGTCTGCTGAAGCGGCTCGCCGAGACGAAGGAGTTCCGCGACCGGCGCCTCACGGTGCTCACTCTCGCCGCGAAGGCGCTGAGCCTCGGGCTCGCTCAGACGCCGGAGGCGAACTCGCGCTGGGACGACGCCACGGGTGAGATCGTGACGCCCGCCGGTGTGAATCTCGGCATCGCGGTGGCGACCTCGCGTGGCCTGGTGGTGCCGAACATCCGCGATGCGTCGACGCTGAGGATGCCCGAGCTCGCCGACGCGCTCACCTCGCTCGCCGAGCGCGCCAGGGCCGGCCGCGCGACGCCCGCGGAACTCACCGGTGGCACGATCACGATCACGAACGTCGGAGTCTTCGGCGTGGACGCAGGCACCCCGTTGCTCAACCCGGGGGAGACCGCGATCCTCGCGCTCGGGGCCGTGAACCGGCGCCCGTGGGAGCACAATGGTGCGGTGCGCCTCCGGCAGGTCATGACGTTGAGCCTCACGTTCGACCACCGGGTGATCGACGGCGAGCAGGGCTCGAGGCTGTTGCGCGACGTCGGCCGCATCCTCGCGGATCCGGCGAGTACTCTCGCCCTCGCCTGAGCCGAGCGCTCAGCCACAAGACCACGGTCCCCGGGTGAGCCGGAGCAAGCCGGCGCGCACACATCTCACCCGGGGACCGTGCACTTTGTGTTGCCTCTCACCCCGCCGTGGGTTGAGGAGCACGCGAAGCGCGCGTCTCGAAACCCGCCCACGTCCGGGCTTCGAGACGCGGGAGGCCGCGCCGCTCGCTCCTCAATCCACGTGAGCAGCGTCGGCTCGACCCACGGTCGAAGCGTCGGTTACGGCACCAGGCAGCTCAGCGCCATCTCGCGCAGCAACGCGCCGACGACGGCACGCGGAGGCCGGCTCTGCGTGTGCGCCCTGCTGGAGTGCGGTGTGGAGTTGATCAGGCCGAACACGGCGTGCGCGCGCACCCGCAGCGAGCGGCGGTCCTCGTCTCGCAGCCGCTCGAGCACGTCGACCCACAGTTCGACGTAGGTGCGCTGCAGGGTGCGCACGCGGTTCGCGTCGGCTGCGGCGAGGCTGTCGAGGTCGCGATCCTGCGCACGGATGACGTCGGGCTCGGTCAGGGCGAAGTCGACGTGGAACGCGATGAGCGACTCGAGAGCTGTGCGCGGCGTCGCGGCATCGGCGACGCAGTCCCTGCCCCCGGCGAGAAGACCTTCGCTCACGTCGATCAGCAGTGCGGCCAGCACGGCCTGCTTGTTCGCGAAGTGCCGATAGACGGCGGGGCCGCTGACCCCCGCCGCCGCGCCGAGGTCTTCGATCGAGACGCCCGCGAACCCTCGCTCGGCGAACAGGCGAGCTGCGGCATCCAGGAGCGCCTCTCTGCGGTCGGCCTTGGCCTTGCGCCGGGGCGTCTCCGGCGTCGGGTCCTCGTCGTCGTCGGCGTGCTGGATGCCGGTGTTCATACCGACACACTAGACACTTCGGTTAATGATCGCTAACCTGAATTTCGGTTAGAGAACATTAACCGAAGAGCACGGCGAGCAGATCAAGCGGTGTCGGGCGATCAGCGCGAGGAGGCGCACCAGCGTGTCGATGACAGAGGCTCTGGCCGGAGAAGCCTCGGCTGCGGATCAGACGGCATCCGGTTCGGGTGCGAGCACGGTTCCCACGCAGCGCGAGCTCGTGGCCGATCTGCGCGACCGGCTCGCCCGTGCGGCGCTGGGCGGCCCCGAACGCTCTCGCGAACGTCACGTGGCCCGCGGCAAGCTGCTGCCGCGCGAGCGCGTCGATCGGCTTCTGGATGCCGGCAGCCCCTTTCTCGAGATCGCCCCGCTCGCCGCGATCGGCATGTACGACGACGAGGCGCCTGGCGCCGGCATCATCACCGGCATCGGACTCGTGCACGGCAGGCAGGTCATGGTCGTCTGCAACGACGCCACGGTCAAGGGCGGGACCTACTTTCCGATGACCGTGAAGAAGCACCTGCGGGCGCAGGAGATCGCGCTGGAGAACCGCCTGCCCTGCATCTACCTCGTCGACTCGGGCGGCGCGTACCTGCCCATGCAAGACGAGGTCTTCCCCGACCGCGACCACTTCGGGCGCATCTTCTTCAACCAGGCGAGGATGTCCGCAGCCGGCATCCCACAGCTCGCCGCCGTGCTCGGCTCGTGCACCGCGGGCGGCGCGTACGTTCCCGCGATGAGCGACGAGAACGTGATCGTGCGCGGCCAGGGCACGATCTTCCTCGGCGGACCGCCTCTGGTGAAGGCCGCGATCGGCGAGGTCGTCAGCGCCGAGAAGCTCGGCGGGGGAGACGTGCATTCGCGAGTCTCCGGCGTCACCGACCACCTGGCCGAGGACGATGAAGACGCCCTTGGCATGGTGCGTGACATCGTCGCGACCCTGCCGCCCGAGGCGGAGCCGGCGTGGCGTGTGGTCGAGAGCGTCGCGCCCGCGCGCGAACCGGCCTCCGTGCTCGATGCCGTGCCCGTCGATCTGCAGGCGTCGTACGACGTGCACCTGGTGCTCGACGCGCTGGTCGACGCGCACACGTTCTCGGAGTTCAAGTCCGAGTACGGCACGACGCTCGTGACGGGCTTCGCCAGACTGCACGGGCATCCGGTGGGCATCGTCGCCAACAACGGGGTCCTGTTCAGCGAGTCGGCCATGAAAGGCGCGCACTTCATCGAGCTCTGCGACGCGCGGGGTGTTCCGCTCGTCTTTCTCCAGAACATCTCGGGCTTCATGGTGGGCAAGGATGCCGAGGCCGGCGGCATCGCCAAGCACGGCGCCAAGATGGTCACCGCCGTCTCCACCGCACGTGTTCCGAAGCTCACCGTCGTGATCGGCGGCTCGTTCGGCGCCGGCAACTACTCGATGTGCGGACGGGCCTACTCGCCGCGGTTCCTCTGGATGTGGCCGGGCGCCCGCGTGTCGGTCATGGGCGGCAGACAGGCGGCCTCCGTTCTCGCCACGGTGCGCCGCGACGGGATCGAGCAGCGTGGCGAGACGTGGAGCGCCGAGGACGAGGAGGCGTTCGCCGCACCGATCCGACAGCAGTACGAGGAGCAGGGCAGCCCCTATTACTCCACCGCGCGGCTCTGGGACGACGGCGTCATCGACCCGGCAGACACGCGCACCGTGCTCGGCCTCGCACTCGACGTGGTCTCCCGTTCTCCTCTCCCCGAGCCGGGCGAACCGCGCTTCGGCATCTTCCGGATGTGATCGCGATGACCATGTTCACCACAGTGCTCGTCGCGAACCGCGGCGAGATCGCGCGACGGGTCATTCGCACGCTGCGGGCCATGGGCATTCGCTCCGTCGCGGTATACAGCGACGCCGATGCCGGCGCCCGTCATGTGCGCGAGGCCGACGAGGCCGTGCGCATCGGCCCCGCGGATGCCGCGAGCAGCTACCTGAACATCGCCGCGGTTCTCGAGGCGGCACGTCGCA from Humibacter ginsenosidimutans harbors:
- a CDS encoding alpha-ketoacid dehydrogenase subunit beta, translating into MTELTLAKAITTGLADALAADDKVMLLGEDIGKLGGVFRVTDGLQAQFGPERVLDTPLAEAAIIGTAVGLAYRGYRPVCELQFDGFVFPGFDQVVAQVAKMRYRTMGAVPMPITIRVPFGGGIGSVEHHSESPEAYFAHTPGLRVVACSNPQDAYSMIRQAIECDDPVVFFEPKRRYWSKGDVLPDAADELSLERARVVTAGTDVTLVTYGPLVQTAMDAALAAEDEGVSVEVVDLRSLAPLDEEAITASVSKTGRLVIAHEAQRFGGLGAEIAAMVTERCFDTLLAPPLRVTGHDIPYPPSELEDHYLPDLDRLLDAVDRVMGVRV
- a CDS encoding dihydrolipoamide acetyltransferase family protein, with translation MSVEEFALPDLGEGLTESDLVAWRVTVGDAVELNQIIAEVETAKALVEVPSPYAGVVRELHAEPGETLEVGAPLMSFEVDGDGADDEALVAEAVGVGAARAEASGRPVVGHENGRPIVRSGSTATVTDAVDVPVAGADVADGDDVARDDGPDGDADRHAGPAEEERHEVLVGRGPKARSAKRPQRKPRTGRLTEPVAWVRPHGVGRGASEPEQGDRGDGTRDEGETRELATGVRRRTAEAMVRSAAVPQVTEFLTVDVTRSIRLLKRLAETKEFRDRRLTVLTLAAKALSLGLAQTPEANSRWDDATGEIVTPAGVNLGIAVATSRGLVVPNIRDASTLRMPELADALTSLAERARAGRATPAELTGGTITITNVGVFGVDAGTPLLNPGETAILALGAVNRRPWEHNGAVRLRQVMTLSLTFDHRVIDGEQGSRLLRDVGRILADPASTLALA
- a CDS encoding SACE_7040 family transcriptional regulator, with the translated sequence MNTGIQHADDDEDPTPETPRRKAKADRREALLDAAARLFAERGFAGVSIEDLGAAAGVSGPAVYRHFANKQAVLAALLIDVSEGLLAGGRDCVADAATPRTALESLIAFHVDFALTEPDVIRAQDRDLDSLAAADANRVRTLQRTYVELWVDVLERLRDEDRRSLRVRAHAVFGLINSTPHSSRAHTQSRPPRAVVGALLREMALSCLVP
- a CDS encoding carboxyl transferase domain-containing protein, with the translated sequence MTEALAGEASAADQTASGSGASTVPTQRELVADLRDRLARAALGGPERSRERHVARGKLLPRERVDRLLDAGSPFLEIAPLAAIGMYDDEAPGAGIITGIGLVHGRQVMVVCNDATVKGGTYFPMTVKKHLRAQEIALENRLPCIYLVDSGGAYLPMQDEVFPDRDHFGRIFFNQARMSAAGIPQLAAVLGSCTAGGAYVPAMSDENVIVRGQGTIFLGGPPLVKAAIGEVVSAEKLGGGDVHSRVSGVTDHLAEDDEDALGMVRDIVATLPPEAEPAWRVVESVAPAREPASVLDAVPVDLQASYDVHLVLDALVDAHTFSEFKSEYGTTLVTGFARLHGHPVGIVANNGVLFSESAMKGAHFIELCDARGVPLVFLQNISGFMVGKDAEAGGIAKHGAKMVTAVSTARVPKLTVVIGGSFGAGNYSMCGRAYSPRFLWMWPGARVSVMGGRQAASVLATVRRDGIEQRGETWSAEDEEAFAAPIRQQYEEQGSPYYSTARLWDDGVIDPADTRTVLGLALDVVSRSPLPEPGEPRFGIFRM